TTCTGGGTCAGCTTCTCGACCTCGCCGGAGCTTTGGCGGATAAGGATTTCGACCTCTTTGGCCTCTTTCTGTGCTCGTTCGAGTTCGTTCTGGAGCTCCAGCAGGAGTGCCTGGAGGGGGGATTGGCCGGCGGGCGTGTCGCGATTCATCGAAACCTCCTTGATGCAGGTGCAGTGATGTCAGCGGGTGTCCTGGAGCCGGATCCAGCCGCGCTTCAGGGCATAGACGGCGGCCTGAGTGCGGTCGTTGACCGCCAGCTTGCGCAGGATGGACGTGATGTGGTTCTTCACCGTTTGCTGGCTGATGTTCAGGGTGTGGGCGATTTCCTTGTTACTGCGGCCCTGGGCGATGAAGCGCAGGATTTCCATCTCGCGGTCGGTGAGGGGCTGGAATATCTCAATGTCCTCGGGCAGGGTGCCGGCGATGGACATCTCCTCGAACTGGCGCATCAGCCAGTCGGCGATCTGCTCCTTTTCCAGCACCTTCTCGCCCAGCACGTAGTGGCCGGCGTGCACCTGGCGGATGGTCTCGATGAGCTGGGTGGGGGAGACCTCTTTCGGATGGTAGGCGGAGGCGCCGGCGCGCAGGGCATGCAGGAGCTGTTCGTCGTCGTGATAGGCGGTCAGGACGATGACATTGATCTCCGGGTGCTGGGCCTTGATGATGCGGGTTGTCTGCAGGCCGTTCATGCCTGGCAGGTTGATGTCCATGAGAATGACGTCCGGCGCAAGGGTTTCGGCCATGTCAATGGCGGTGGGGCCGTCGCCGGCCTCGCCGATAATGACCAGGTCTTCCTCCAGCTCGAGGGCCCGGCGCAGTCCGGTGCGGAAGATCTCATGGTCCTCCACAATGACCAGTTTGATAGGCTCGCTCATGGATTCTTCTCCTTGTCGGAAGAATGGGCCGGCGCTTCTGGCGCACGGGGCAGTGTAACGGCAATGATGGTTCCGCCTGCCGGCCGGCTCCAGAGGTTCAGCGCGCCGTCGATGGCAAGGGCCCAATCCTGCATGAAGCGAAATTCGGATGTATAGTTCGATAAGGCAGATTCATCGCAGTTCCAGGCTTCATCCTTGACATAAAAAACGAGGCGCTGATCTTCCAGCGTGCAGCCCACTTCCAGCGGGGCGGAGGACGAGTTTGCTAAGAAGATGTCCAGCGCCTCCTGCATGATGCGAAACAGAGCCAGCTCGACGGTGGCCGGTAGGCGCTGTGGGAGCTCCTGGAATCCGAGCACCTGGATCGGGCGGCCGGCCGCGGCAGAGAGCCGCTGGACATAGCGGGACAGCGCCGGCGCCAGTCCCATCTCGCTCAGCAGGGGAGGGGGCCGCAGGCCGGCCAGTATCTCCTGGAGGATGCGCCGCGCGCGCTCGAATTCTTCCTTCAGGTGCTGGAGCCCCTGCCGTACCGCGTGCGGGTCGCTGTCCAGCAGGCGGCCGGCGAAGTCCATTTCCACGATGGCGTTGGCGATCAACTGGCCAAAGGTCTCTTCGAGCTGTTTGGCCAGCCGGCGGCCGGCCTCCTCCTGCGCCAGCATGGCGTGCAGGGCGGTCAGGCGCGCCGACTCGTCCGCCGGCGCTGGCGCTTCTGCCGACCGCCCCTGCCGCATTGCTTCCAGCAGTTCGCGCAGGGCCAGCAGGGGTGGGGCCGGCCCCAGCGCCAGGATGGCATTCTCCAACTGCGCGGACATGCGCTCGATCAGTTCCGCTGTGGGCATCGGCGCCTGGTTCAGACCTGGCGTATCCCGTTCTCCCGTCTCTCGCGCCAGCGCGTCCACTGCCTCCTCCTGCAGATAAGTATAACACATTGGGTACAGGGAAGCAACAGGAGCATATTTTTTCCACGATTCATCGAAATGGTGTACAATAGGGGATTGTATCGGTGGAGCGGCGGAAGCAACATGGTTCATGACAAAGGAGCGGTACATGCAGGGTTCTTCATCCAGCCGCAATCTGATCATCCTGCTGGTGGTGGGTGCCGTCATCATTTTCGCGGTGGGGCTGGGGCTGGCCGGCGCGTTCGCCGGCCGCGCTCCCCAGATCGGTGAGCCGGCTCCGGCCTTTCGCGTGACGACCATAGACGGCCAGGTGATTGACTCGTCGGCGATGGCGGGGAAGGTGCTGGTGGTCAATTTCTTCGCCACATGGTGCCAGCCCTGCCGGCAGGAGGCCAGCGACCTGGAGGCACTGTGGGGTGAGTATCAGGACAAGGGGGTGCTCTTCGTGGCCATCGCCTATAAAGATGTGGATGCCAAGGTGCGCGAGTTCGTCCAGCAGGCCGGCATCTCGTTCCCGGTGGCGAATTCCAGCACAAACATCGGCCGGCAGTTCGGCGTGACGGGCGTGCCGGAGACCTATGTCATCGGCCCGGACGGCATCCTGCGCTATCGGCGCATCGGCGTGATCGATCCCCCTGCCCTGCGCCAGGTGCTGAACATGTTGATCCCATAGCGGCATTGTCCGCGCAATGATTCTGGAGGCCAATTTCCATGTCGAGTGCACGACGATTATCGGTAACCTGTCCCAACTGCAAGCGCCCCTTCATGGCGGATGTCTATCACATCGTGGATGTGGGGCGCAATCCGGAACTGAAATGGCAGCTTCTGGCCGGCAATCTGAACGTGGCGCAGTGCCCTCACTGCGGGATGGCCGGCATCCTGGGCATGCCCTTCGCCTACCATGACCCGGAGAAAGAGCTACTGCTTATCTTCATGCCGAACGAGGCCGGCCTCTCTTCCGACGATCAGCAGAAGCTCATCGGCTCCCTGACGCAGGAAGTGATGATGAGCCTGCCCCAGGAGAAGCGCAAGGGCTATCTGTTCCAGCCCAAGACCTTCCTGCTCCTGGATTCGCTGGTGAACGCCGTTCTGGCGGCGGAGGGCATCACGCCGGAAATGCTGGAGGAACAGCGGCGCCGGCAGGAGCTGATCAATTCCTTCCTCCGGATGAAAGATGACGAGGAGGGTTTTCAGATGCTCATCGAGCAGAACAAGGAGCGTCTGGACTATGAGTTTTTCCAGACGCTGACGGCCACGGCCGAGGCGATGGCCCAGGCGGGGGATGAGGCCGGCGCCAATCTGCTTCTGGGCCTGCGGGCGAAAATCCTGAAGGCTGTCGCGCCGGAGCGGCCGGCGGAGGAGATTGCCAGGCTAGAGGCCGAACAGCCGCTGACCCGCGAGGAACTGCTTGATGCCCTGCTCGAGATCGAGGATGAGAAGGAGCTGGAGACCATGATCGCGCTGGCGCGCCCGCTGATCGATTATTCGTTCTATCTCCTGATAGCGGAGCGCATCCAGGCCTTTGAAAAGGAAGGGCGGGTGGACGAGGCGCAGAAGCTGAGCCAACTGCGCGAGCGCGTGCTGGAGATCACCGAGCGTCTGGATGAGGAAGCGCGCCAGGCCCTGCGCCGCGCCAGCGACCTTCTGCGCCAGGCCTATCATGCGGAGCATCCCGAGCAGGTCATCCAGGAGCATATCAATGAGATTGACGACCTGTTCTTCTATGTGCTGAGCGTGAATATTGAGCAGGCGGTGCGGGAGGATGCGCAGGCCAACGCGCCGGCCATCGCCAAACTGCGCCAGATCGCCGAGCTGGCCGCCGACGCGGTGGAACGGCGGATGCCGCCGGCCCTGCGCTTTGTCAATCAGCTCCTGCGCGCCGGTTCCGATGAGGAGCGCCGGCAAATGCTGGAGAACCCGCCGGTCCGGCCGGCGGAACTTACAGAACTTGTGGAGGCGCTGATCCGCCAGTTCCAGACCAACGGGCAGGAAGGTGTGGTGCGCAAGCTAGAGATGGTGCGCGAACTGCTGGAGCATCGGGCGGAAGCTCCGCAAGCCTGAGGATTGGGTTGGCGATGATGCCTGGACTTGAGGTCCGCCGGCTGGGGCAATCGGACGTGCCGGCGATGACGGCCTTTTTGGAGCGGGATGCCCCGAATAACCTGTTTCTCCTCGCCAATCTGGCACAGTGGGGCATCTCATCCCCTTATTTACGCTATTTCGGGGCCTTTCGCCAGGGTGGGCTGGTCGGGGTGCTGATGTTCTTTCGCCACAGCGCCGGCATCTGCTGGGAGGATGCCGATGCCCTGCCGTTATTCGGGGCGATTTTCCAGCAGGCCAGTGTGACGGCGTTGAGCGGTTGCCGGCGGCAAATCGAGCCGTGGATGCCGTTCCTGCCGCCGGCCGTCCCCGAGCGCACCCTGCACGGCGTGTTCGCCGTTCTGTCCCCCGGGGATCTGCGGCCCTGGCCGGCGCGCGGGGAACGCCTGGCAACCCCGGACGATGTGGACATGCTGGTAGAGCTGTACGGGCGCAATTTGCTGTTCACCTATCAGGCGCGGGAGGAGCACCGCCGGCGCCTGCTGGAAACGCTGGAGGCCGGCGGAAAGATCGCCTTCGTGGAGCGGGACGGCCGGGCGGTTTCCGCCGCCCGCACGTCCGCCATCGGGCACGGCATGGCCATGATCGGCGGGGTGGTCACCCTGCCCAATTATCGCGGGCAGGGGTACGCCACCGCCTGCACGGGGTTGTTGAGCCAGGAGCTTATTGCTTCGGACCACACGCCGTACCTGGTGTATAATCCCAGGGACCCTGCCGCCCGCAGGGTGTATCAGCGCCTGGGGTTCCAGCCGTATGATGAATGGATCGTGATGTTCTGGGATGCGTGAGCACTTGCCGGCGGGAGGTACGATGACCTGGTCTGCTGAATCGCTCGATGCCGCACTGGAACAGCTCGCTCGCCTCCAGGGCGACCTCCGTTTGATTGATTTGGCTTCTGTACGGGAGATCTCCCAACAGTTTGGTGTCAGCGTGAGAGAGGTGGAGCTGGCGGCCCTGCGCCGGCGTATCATGCCGGCGCGCTATCAGCGCAACCTGGGCACCGTGGGCTGGGAAGGCCAGATTCGCCTGCTGGAGTCCACCGCGGCGGTGGTGGGCGCCGGCGGCCTGGGCGGCTGGATTATCGAGGGGCTTGCCCGCATGGGCGTGGGACATCTGATCGTCATTGACGGCGATGTCTTCGAGGAGAACAACCTGAACCGGCAGGCATTCTCTCGAGAGGACCTGCTGGGCCAGAGCAAGGCCGAAGCCGCCCGCCGGCGCGTCCACGAGGTCAACCGCGCGGTGGAAGTGACCGCCCATCACGCCTGGCTCACGGAGGAGAATGCGGCATCGCTCTTACAAGGGGCTGAGGTGGTGGTGGATGCGTTGGACAAACTGCCGGTTCGGATGATGCTCCAGGATGTGTGCGCCTGGCTCGGGGTGCCCATGGTGCACGGCGCCATCGGCGGGTATATCGGCCAGGTGACGACGATTTTCCCCGGCGACCCGGGCCTGCGGGCGCTGTATGGAAACGGCCCTGTGCCAGAGCGGGGCGCAGAGGTGGAATGGGGCAACCCCGCCGGCACCCCCATGATGGTGGCCGCTTGGGAAATTCAGGAGACCGTCAAGCTCCTCACCGGCCGCGGCACCCCCCTGCGCCGGCGCCTGCTGTTCATGGACGCGGAGTCCGGCACGGTGGAATGCTTCCAGTTGGGATAAACTGCAGCGCACCTGTCATCGAGGCCGAATATGTTCGCGGAGATCATCACCACGGGCAGTGAATTCCTGCTGGGCGAATCGGTGGATACCAATTCGGCCTATATCGCCCGCTGTCTGCGGGAGGCCGGCGTCGAGGTGCAGTACCTGATCACGGTGGGGGATGATCTGGAGCACCTGACCGCTGTCCTCCAGGATGCGCTGAAGCGTTCCCAACTTATCATCATCACCGGCGGCCTGGGACCGACGGTGGATGATGTGACGCGCGAGGCGGTGGCGCGTGCGGTCGGACAGGAGCTTGTTTTCCGCGAGGACCTGCTGGAG
This genomic interval from Anaerolineae bacterium contains the following:
- a CDS encoding TlpA family protein disulfide reductase; this translates as MQGSSSSRNLIILLVVGAVIIFAVGLGLAGAFAGRAPQIGEPAPAFRVTTIDGQVIDSSAMAGKVLVVNFFATWCQPCRQEASDLEALWGEYQDKGVLFVAIAYKDVDAKVREFVQQAGISFPVANSSTNIGRQFGVTGVPETYVIGPDGILRYRRIGVIDPPALRQVLNMLIP
- a CDS encoding response regulator transcription factor, encoding MSEPIKLVIVEDHEIFRTGLRRALELEEDLVIIGEAGDGPTAIDMAETLAPDVILMDINLPGMNGLQTTRIIKAQHPEINVIVLTAYHDDEQLLHALRAGASAYHPKEVSPTQLIETIRQVHAGHYVLGEKVLEKEQIADWLMRQFEEMSIAGTLPEDIEIFQPLTDREMEILRFIAQGRSNKEIAHTLNISQQTVKNHITSILRKLAVNDRTQAAVYALKRGWIRLQDTR
- a CDS encoding HesA/MoeB/ThiF family protein, with the protein product MTWSAESLDAALEQLARLQGDLRLIDLASVREISQQFGVSVREVELAALRRRIMPARYQRNLGTVGWEGQIRLLESTAAVVGAGGLGGWIIEGLARMGVGHLIVIDGDVFEENNLNRQAFSREDLLGQSKAEAARRRVHEVNRAVEVTAHHAWLTEENAASLLQGAEVVVDALDKLPVRMMLQDVCAWLGVPMVHGAIGGYIGQVTTIFPGDPGLRALYGNGPVPERGAEVEWGNPAGTPMMVAAWEIQETVKLLTGRGTPLRRRLLFMDAESGTVECFQLG
- a CDS encoding GNAT family N-acetyltransferase — translated: MPGLEVRRLGQSDVPAMTAFLERDAPNNLFLLANLAQWGISSPYLRYFGAFRQGGLVGVLMFFRHSAGICWEDADALPLFGAIFQQASVTALSGCRRQIEPWMPFLPPAVPERTLHGVFAVLSPGDLRPWPARGERLATPDDVDMLVELYGRNLLFTYQAREEHRRRLLETLEAGGKIAFVERDGRAVSAARTSAIGHGMAMIGGVVTLPNYRGQGYATACTGLLSQELIASDHTPYLVYNPRDPAARRVYQRLGFQPYDEWIVMFWDA